The following are encoded together in the Glycine soja cultivar W05 chromosome 5, ASM419377v2, whole genome shotgun sequence genome:
- the LOC114413012 gene encoding calpain-type cysteine protease DEK1-like, whose translation MDRALLLACVICGILFSVLGLASFFILWAVNWRPWRIYSWIFARKWPNILQGPQLHLLCGILNLSAWVVVISPILVLIIWGSWLIVILGRDLIGLAVIMAGTALLLAFYSIMLWWRTQWQSSRAVAILLLLAVALLCAYELCAVYVTTGSRASDRYSPSGFFFGVSAIALAINMLFICRMVFNGNGLDVDEYVRRAYKFAYSDCIEVGPVACLPEPPDPNELYPRQSRRASHLVLLYLGSLCVLLVYSILYGLTAKEENWLGAITSVAVIILDWNLGACLYGFQLLDSRVAALFIAGTSRVFLICFGVQYWYLGHCISYAVMASVLLGAAVSRHLSATNPLAARRDALQSTVVRLREGFRRKEHNSSSSFSEGCGSSMKRSSSVEAGNLGNVIEVGRAMAAGDGSNWNNVLSQTTSLPDGINSDKSIDSGRSSLALHSSSCRSAVHEPEVGTSSDDRNLDHNNSLVVCSSSGLDSQGNESSASNSANQQTLDLNLALAFQERLNDPRIVTMLKRTRQGDQELSSLLQDKGLDPNFAMMLKEKSLELDPTILALLQRSSMDADRDHNENTDNTSVDNAMPNQISLSEELRLHGLEKWLQLCRLVLHHITGTPERAWVLFSFIFILETIIVAIFRPKTIKIINATHQQFEFGLAVLLLSPVICSIMAFLRSLTAEEMSMTSKPRKYGFIAWLLSTCVGLLLSFLSKSSVLLGISLTVPLMVACLSVAIPIWICNGYQFWVPRLNCNGSAGNDRIPRTKEGIVLLISMSVFVGSVLALGAIVSAKPLDDLRYKGWNGDPKILGSPYTSSVFLGWAMASAIGLVVTSVLPIISWFATYRFSLSSAIFIGLFAVILVAFCGVSYLEVIKTRDDQVPTNGDFLAALLPLVCIPAVLSLCCGLLKWKDDDWKLSRGVYIFVIIGLLLLLGAISALIVVVKPWTIGVAFLLVLLLMVLAIGAIHHWASNNFYLSRTQMVFVCFLAFLLALAAFLVGWFEGKPFVGASVGYFSFLFLLAGRALTVLLSNPIVVYSPRVLPVYVYDAHADCGKNVSVAFLMLYGIALATEGWGVVASLKIYPPFAGAAVSAITLVVSFGFAVSRPCLTLKMMEDAVHFLGKETVIQAIARSATKTRNALSGTYSAPQRSASSAALLIGDPTIMRDRAGNFVLPRADVMKLRDRLRNEELVAGSFFSRLRYHRTFRHEPTSDVDHRRVMCAHARILALEEAIDTEWVYMWDKFGGYLLLLLGLTSKAEQAQDEVRLRLFLDSIGFSDLSAKKIKKWMPEDRRQFEIIQESYIREKEMEEEVFMQRREEEGRGKERRKALLEKEERKWKEIEASLLSSIPNASSREAAAMAAAVRAVGGDSVLDDSFARERVSSIARRIRASQLSQRALQTGVAGAICVLDDEPTASGKHCGPIDSSLCQSQKVSFSIALMIQPESGPVCLLGTEFQKKICWEILVAGSEQGIEAGQVGLRLITKGDRQTTVAKEWSISTTSIADGRWHIVTMSIDADLGEATCYLDGGYDGYQSGLPLCVGSSIWEQGTEVWVGVRPPTDIDAFGRSDSEGVESKMHIMDAFLWGRCLTDDEVSSLYNSMASADFSALDSPEDNWQWADSPTRVDGWDSDPADVDLYDRDDVDWDGQYSSGRKRRSERDGMMVDIDSFSRKYRKPRIETQEEINQRMLSVELAIKEALYARGERRFTDQEFPPNDHSLFVDPANPPAKLQVVSEWLRPGEIGRQNHLDCRPCLFSEAPNPSDVCQGRLGDCWFLSAVAVLAEVSRISEVIITPDYNEEGIYTVCFCVQGEWIPVVVDDWIPCELPGKPAFATSKKGYELWVSILEKAYAKLHGSYEALEGGLVQDALVDLTGGAGEEIDMRSGEAQIDLASGRLWSQLLRFKQEGFLLGAGSPSGSDVHISSSGIVQGHAYSILQVRDVDGHKLVQIRNPWANEVEWNGPWSDSSPEWTDRIKHKLKHVPQSKDGIFWMSWQDFQIHFRSIYICRIYPSEMRHSVHGQWRGYSAGGCQDYDTWNQNPQFRLTSTGQDASFPIHVFITLTQGVGFSRTTAGFRNYQSSHDSQMFYIGMRILKTRGRRAAFNIYLHESVGGTDYVNSREISCEMVLEPEPKGYTIVPTTIHPGEEAPFVLSVFTKASITLEAL comes from the exons GGGCTGTTGCAATCCTGCTTCTTTTGGCTGTTGCTCTTCTTTGTGCATATGAACTTTGTGCAGTATATGTTACAACTGGATCACGAGCATCTGATCGCTATTCTCCTTCTGGTTTCTTTTTTGGAGTCTCTGCAATTGCTTTAGCAATCAACATGCTATTTATTTGCAGAATGGTGTTTAATG GGAATGGCTTGGATGTGGATGAATACGTGCGAAGGGCTTACAAATTTGCTTATTCTGATTGTATTGAAGTAGGTCCAGTGGCATGTTTACCTGAACCCCCAGACCCTAATGAGTTGTATCCGCGGCAATCTAGAAG GGCTTCCCATCTTGTACTGCTCTATCTTGGTTCACTATGTGTTCTGTTAGTATACTCCATCTTATATGGTCTAACAGCAAAGGAGGAGAATTGGCTTGGAGCAATTACATCAGTTGCTGTTATTATTCTTG ACTGGAATTTGGGCGCTTGCCTGTATGGTTTTCAACTTCTTGATAGTCGTGTTGCAGCATTGTTTATTGCTGGAACATCTCGTGTGTTTCTTATCTGTTTTGGAGTGCAATACTG GTATTTAGGCCACTGTATCAGCTATGCTGTTATGGCATCTGTACTGCTAGGAGCGGCTGTTTCTCGCCATTTATCAGCCACAAACCCATTAGCTGCTAGGAGAGATGCCTTACAAAGCACTGTAGTTCGTCTGAGAGAAGGATTCCGTAGAAAGGAGCACAACAGTTCTTCTAGCTTTTCTGAAGGCTGTGGCTCAAGTATGAAACGAAGTAGTAGTGTTGAAGCTGGTAATCTTGGTAATGTCATTGAAGTTGGCAGGGCTATGGCTGCAGGTGATGGGAGCAATTGGAATAATGTCCTGTCTCAAACTACTAGTTTACCGGATGGAATCAATAGCGATAAAAGCATAGATAGTGGAAGGTCAAGTTTAGCATTACATAGCAGCTCCTGTCGCTCAGCTGTTCATGAGCCAGAAGTTGGAACATCATCCGATGATAGAAATTTGGATCACAATAATTCTTTGGTGGTTTGTTCTAGTAGTGGTCTTGATAGTCAAGGGAATGAGTCTAGTGCATCAAACTCTGCAAATCAACAAACACTGGATTTGAATTTGGCTCTTGCATTCCAGGAAAGGTTGAATGACCCTAGAATTGTAACTATGCTGAAAAGGACAAGACAAGGTGATCAAGAATTGAGTAGTTTATTACAGGATAAAGGATTGGATCCTAATTTTGCTATGATGTTAAAAGAGAAAAGTTTAGAATTAGATCCAACCATACTGGCATTGTTGCAAAGGAGTAGCATGGATGCAgatagagatcataatgaaaATACTGATAACACCAGTGTTGACAATGCCATGCCTAATCAAATTTCATTATCTGAAGAATTGAGGCTACACGGGCTTGAAAAGTGGCTTCAGTTGTGCAGACTTGTATTGCATCACATTACGGGTACTCCAGAACGAGCATGGGTTctgtttagttttattttcatacTTGAAACCATCATTGTTGCCATATTTCGTCCGAAAACgatcaaaattattaatgcaACACACCAGCAG TTTGAGTTTGGTTTGGCGGTGCTCCTGTTATCTCCTGTGATATGTTCAATTATGGCTTTCCTTCGATCACTTACGGCAGAAGAAATGTCCATGACATCAAAACCAAGGAAG TATGGTTTTATTGCTTGGCTACTCAGCACTTGTGTTGGATTGTTGCTCTCCTTTTTAAG CAAATCATCTGTTCTCCTCGGTATATCCTTGACTGTGCCACTAATGGTGGCATGCCTTTCTGTTGCCATTCCCATATGGATTTGTAATGGTTACCAATTTTGGGTTCCCCGCCTGAATTGTAATGGAAGTGCTGGAAATGATCGAATTCCTCGAACAAAGGAG GGTATTGTTCTTCTTATCAGTATGTCAGTATTTGTTGGATCTGTACTGGCTTTGGGAGCAATAGTTTCTGCAAAGCCCTTAGACGATTTAAGATACAAGGGATGGAATGGTGATCCAAAAATCTTGGGTTCCCCTTACACATCATCTGTTTTTCTTGGCTGGGCAATGGCATCTGCAATTGGTTTAGTTGTTACGAGTGTGCTTCCAATAATTTCATGGTTTGCAACATATCGGTTTTCCCTTTCCTCTGCTATCTTTATTGGACTTTTTGCAG TTATTCTTGTGGCATTTTGTGGGGTgtcttatttagaagttatcAAAACCAGGGATGACCAAGTTCCAACAAACGGTGATTTCTTAGCTGCTTTACTTCCTTTAGTCTGCATTCCAGCAGTGCTGTCACTTTGCTGTGGATTGCTCAAGTG GAAGGATGATGATTGGAAACTTTCTCGTGgtgtatatatttttgttataattggtCTTTTGCTTCTGCTTGGTGCTATTTCAGCTTTGATAGTTGTTGTCAAGCCTTGGACT ATAGGAGTAGCATTTCTTTTGGTTCTTCTTCTTATGGTATTAGCAATTGGTGCCATTCACCACTGGGcatcaaacaatttttatttgagcCGGACACAGATGGTCTTTGTTTGCTTCCTTGCTTTTCTGTTGGCTTTGGCAGCATTTCTTGTTGGATGGTTTGAAG GTAAACCATTTGTTGGAGCATCAGTtggttatttttcatttctttttcttcttgctgGACGGGCATTGACA GTTCTGCTTTCAAATCCCATTGTTGTATATTCTCCTCGAGTTTTGCCAGTGTATGTGTATGATGCTCATGCAGATTGTGGAAAGAATGTCAG TGTGGCCTTTCTCATGCTATATGGGATTGCCCTGGCAACCGAAGGCTGGGGGGTTGTTGCAAGCTTAAAGATATATCCACCCTTTGCTGGTGCAGCTGTATCAGCAATTACCCTAGTTGTTTCATTTGGGTTTGCTGTATCTCGTCCTTGCCTAACTCTTAAG ATGATGGAAGATGCTGTGCATTTCCTCGGTAAGGAAACTGTTATTCAAGCAATTGCTAGATCAGCAACAAAG ACCAGAAATGCATTATCTGGAACCTACTCAGCACCACAGAGGTCGGCTAGTTCTGCTGCACTTTTGATTGGAGACCCTACCATTATGCGTGATAGGGCAGGAAATTTTGTGCTTCCTAGAGCTGATGTGATGAAATTGAGAGACCGCTTGAGAAATGAAGAATTAGTTGCAGGTTCATTCTTTAGTAGATTAAGATATCATAGGACATTCCGCCATGAGCCAACCAGCGATGTAGATCATAGAAGAGTAATGTGTGCTCATGCTCGAATTCTGGCACTAGAAGAGGCCATTGATACTGAGTGGGTGTACATGTGGGACAAGTTTGGTGGTTATTTGCTTTTGTTGCTTGGTTTGACATCTAAGGCGGAACAAGCACAG GATGAGGTTCGTCTGAGACTCTTTCTTGATAGCATTGGATTTTCTGATTTAAGtgctaagaaaataaagaagtgGATGCCAGAAGATCGCAGGCAATTTGAAATCATTCAGGAGAG TTACATAAGAGAAAAGGAGATGGAAGAGGAAGTCTTCATGCAGAGGCGTGAAGAGGAGGGCAGAGGGAAAGAAAGGAGGAAGGCTCTACTTGAAAAAGAGGAACGTAAATGGAAGGAGATAGAAGCTTCTCTGCTCTCCTCCATTCCTAATGCTAGCAGCAGAGAGGCTGCTGCCATGGCAGCGGCAGTACGTGCAGTTGGAGGCGATTCTGTTCTAGATGATTCCTTTGCTCGAGAGAGGGTTTCAAGCATTGCACGTAGAATTCGTGCTTCACAATTGTCTCAGCGTGCACTTCAG ACAGGAGTGGCAGGTGCCATATGTGTTCTTGATGATGAGCCAACAGCCAGTGGCAAACATTGTGGTCCAATTGATTCCAGTCTATGTCAAAGTCAAAAAGTTAGCTTCTCCATTGCATTGATGATTCAACCTGAATCTGGTCCTGTTTGTCTTTTGGGCACTGAGTTTCAGAAGAAGATTTGCTGGGAAATTCTTGTGGCTGGATCTGAACAAGGTATTGAGGCTGGACAAGTTGGGCTTAGATTGATTACTAAAGGTGATAGGCAAACAACGGTTGCAAAGGAGTGGAGTATTAGTACAACAAGTATTGCAGACGGAAG GTGGCATATTGTAACAATGTCAATTGATGCTGATTTAGGTGAAGCAACATGTTATTTGGATGGTGGATATGATGGCTACCAGAGTGGATTACCATTGTGTGTGGGTAGCAGCATTTGGGAGCAGGGGACAGAAGTGTGGGTTGGTGTTAGGCCACCAACAGATATTGATGCATTTGGTAGGTCAGATAGTGAAGGGGTTGAATCTAAGATGCATATTATGGATGCTTTTCTCTGGGGAAGGTGCTTAACTGATGATGAGGTTTCTTCTCTTTATAACTCAATGGCTTCGGCGGACTTCAGTGCACTTGATTCCCCTGAAGATAATTGGCAGTGGGCTGATTCACCTACGAGG GTTGATGGTTGGGACAGTGATCCTGCTGATGTAGATTTATATGACAGAGATGACGTAGATTGGGATGGACAGTATTCTAGTGGGAGGAAAAGAAGGTCAGAGCGTGATGGCATGATGGTGGATATTGATTCCTTTTCGAGGAAGTATAGAAAACCTAGAATAGAAACACAAGAAGAGATTAATCAACGGATGTTATCTGTAGAATTAGCCATCAAAGAAGCTCTCTATGCTAGAGGAGAGAGACGTTTTACTGATCAGGAATTTCCTCCCAATGATCACTCATTGTTTGTGGACCCTGCAAACCCCCCTGCAAAGTTGCAG GTTGTTTCTGAGTGGTTGAGGCCAGGTGAGATTGGCAGGCAAAACCATCTTGACTGTCGTCCGTGCTTGTTTTCAGAAGCTCCAAATCCTTCAGATGTTTGTCAG GGCCGTTTAGGTGATTGTTGGTTCTTGAGTGCTGTTGCTGTTCTGGCAGAGGTTTCACGTATATCAGAGGTTATCATCACTCCTGATTATAACGAGGAGGGAATTTACACTGTTTGCTTTTGTGTTCAG GGTGAATGGATCcctgttgttgttgatgattgGATTCCTTGTGAATTACCGGGTAAACCTGCATTTGCTACTAGTAAGAAGGGCTATGAACTTTGGGTCTCCATATTGGAGAAGGCATATGCCAAGTTGCATGGCTCTTATGAAGCACTAGAAGGTGGGCTTGTTCAAGATGCTCTGGTGGATCTTACAGGGGGTGCTGGGGAGGAAATTGACATGAGGAGTGGTGAAGCCCAGATTGACCTTGCAAGTGGTAGATTGTGGTCTCAACTGTTGCGCTTCAAGCAAGAAGGTTTTCTCCTAGGTGCAGGAAGTCCATCAGGTTCAGATGTGCACATCTCTTCTAGTGGCATTGTGCAAGGACATGCATACTCAATACTGCAG GTAAGAGACGTGGATGGTCATAAACTTGTTCAGATCCGAAATCCATGGGCCAATGAAGTGGAGTGGAATGGTCCCTGGTCTGACTCGTCGCCTGAGTGGACAGATAGGATAAAGCACAAGCTGAAGCATGTTCCACAG TCAAAAGATGGCATATTCTGGATGTCCTGGCAAGATTTTCAGATTCATTTTCGATCAATATATATTTGCCGTATCTACCCATCAGAGATGCGTCATTCTGTTCATGGTCAATGGCGTGGTTACAGTGCCGGGGGGTGTCAGGATTATGATACGTGGAATCAAAATCCACAGTTCAGATTGACTTCAACTGGGCAAGATGCATCATTTCcaattcatgtattcattacCTTAACTCAG GGTGTGGGATTTTCAAGAACAACAGCTGGTTTTAGAAATTATCAATCCAGCCATGATTCACAGATGTTTTACATTGGAATGAGGATACTAAAAACTCGTGGCAGACGTGCTGCTTTCAATATATACCTACATGAATCAGTTGGTGGGACAGACTATGTTAATTCACGAGAAATATCCTGTGAAATGGTTTTGGAACCTGAGCCAAAGGGATATACTATAGTTCCTACTACTATACACCCCGGTGAAGAAGCACCGTTTGTACTTTCTGTTTTCACCAAGGCGTCGATAACTCTGGAAGCTTTGTAG